In Alkalihalobacterium alkalinitrilicum, a genomic segment contains:
- a CDS encoding SDR family oxidoreductase, translating into MELSDRITVITGGARGIGAEIAAELAAEGATLVLTDIIEDELQKTVEDFKGKNVKVEGVTLDVGNEQQVIDAFKYIGEKYGTIEILINNAGISPKVNGKRRSTHEIPLDEWENVLNVNLTGTFLCTRESLPYMQRGGWGRIVNISSLAGRTSGRIAGSHYSASKSGMGGFTRTVASEYGSYGITANCIAPGRIESPMTKTSTEEMNQKFISEIPVGRSGTPKEVASLVSYLCSEKAGYITGTTVDINGGIFMV; encoded by the coding sequence ATGGAACTATCAGATCGAATTACGGTGATTACAGGTGGAGCCCGAGGAATTGGTGCTGAAATAGCTGCTGAGCTAGCAGCCGAGGGTGCAACACTAGTATTAACAGATATCATCGAGGATGAACTACAAAAAACGGTTGAAGATTTCAAGGGAAAAAATGTAAAAGTTGAAGGAGTTACGCTTGACGTAGGTAATGAGCAACAAGTGATCGACGCCTTCAAATATATCGGTGAAAAGTACGGCACAATTGAGATTCTTATCAATAATGCCGGAATTTCTCCAAAAGTAAATGGAAAGCGCCGCAGCACGCACGAAATCCCGCTAGATGAGTGGGAAAATGTCCTAAATGTCAATTTGACGGGTACATTTTTGTGCACGAGGGAAAGCCTGCCTTATATGCAACGCGGCGGGTGGGGCCGCATTGTCAACATTTCCTCACTAGCGGGACGAACAAGCGGCAGAATTGCCGGCTCTCATTATTCAGCCTCTAAAAGCGGAATGGGCGGTTTTACCCGGACGGTTGCCTCGGAATATGGCTCATACGGAATTACTGCAAATTGTATCGCCCCAGGCAGAATTGAATCCCCGATGACCAAGACGTCCACTGAAGAGATGAACCAAAAATTTATTAGCGAAATCCCTGTTGGCCGCTCTGGGACCCCAAAAGAGGTGGCATCCCTAGTATCCTACCTCTGTTCTGAAAAAGCTGGTTATATCACCGGAACAACAGTAGATATAAACGGAGGTATTTTTATGGTGTAG